CCGGCAGCAAGTACCTGGTGCAGCAAGCAAACATGATGAGGCCATACAGGGTCTAGAGAAGGCATGACAAGATATACACATTAACACACCAAAGAGCCATGACAGGAAAGGGCTTACTGGGACGAAAAAACACAGCCCATGTAGTTGCATAGGTGTCATTTTTGTTGGGGCAAATGATTTAATCCACTGAAGTGGTGTCCATAATGTACTAAACTGATACTAAACTACTACTAATGTACTAAACTACTAACTTAAATTATGTAAGTTAGTGTTATTGCTGTCAAGGCTCTTTGGTACAGAGTCCCAAAAAGTCCCAGCTATAACCTCTACTTTACCAAATTAGTTGCAAGGTGTAGGATCAGCAAAGGAGTGTTTAGGGTAAGCAAAATTAATGAAAAACATGTTTACAGAACAATGGTTATTTCACAGCATgtcatctgaaacacacacacacacacacacacacgtatcaaaAGTGAGGAGGATAGCAGCTTTTCAGATGCTGACTGCAGAGATTCTACTGGGAAACTAACAGCTGTAAGCCTTCAGCTTGCTCTAAATCAGGCATGGGCAACTTTGATGATAAAGAGGGCCACATTCTTTCATCGCCACTATCGGAGGGCCATACGACtgcggatctgactgcaactcaGAGTCCCACTTACTGCCGATATTGTTTGGAACGAATAGGATTGTTCtcgataggcctacacagtaaaatGGATTGATTCATGTACAATTGATTGATTCAGTATTTGACAAAAAATCTattaaaaaaggttaaaaaaaatattgggtTTTATCTACAGAATGAGGAgacgggccacatgtggccccggggcctccagttgcccatccctgctctaaatCTTCAAGAAATGCTCAAGGAAGACAGATAGCACAAAGCAGAGAGGTAGAAAGTATCAAAAGTGTCAAATACAAAAGGAGCAAGGCAATGAGGAAAGTATAGTAGGAGCCACTTATTTCTCCCATCCCATGTATACCATGCGAGATCCATGACACTCTCAAGGTGTTTCAAGCTGGACCTTGCAAGGTGCAATCCCAATGCAGTCCAAAACACATGGTGCAAAAAACACACTGGCTCCTACTGTATGTAGTATATAGTAGAGTAAGAAGGAAGGAAGCCTACTAGTACAGTACTAGAGAGATCAGCGGACACTGCAAGAGGCATAGTATAGGGAAAGCAAGGGGCACCACACAGCATACAAAAGAGGAGTCAAGCTCCGGAGAAACCTCACCAACCTCCACAGAAGAGTCCCTACTGATGTCCATAGCCGAGGAGACCAAAGCCTAGCAGGCAGAGTATAACAGTACTAAGATCCAAAGCCCCAGTGGTGAGcatgctctgtgtgtgggtgtacatgtaACTCTTACTGTAGACATGCTATGCACCACCTCTGTGCAAGGGACTTGTTCAGTCATGTTAAACTCTACTGGTGTGTTTCCTTCTAGACAGGCTTAGTAGTGGCTGAATCAAGACAAGGGTTAGATGTTTTTCATTGACAACACTGAAAAGTAACTGGTCAGGCATTTGCCCCTGACGACATTGAAAGGCTAATATAGAATCAAGACAAGACTTATTGTAAGTGAGAGCGGTGACAGTGAGTGTAACGGGACTGCATCATGACAAGGATTAGGTATTTGTTATTATATACACCATAGGTTTACAGTAGGTGGAAGAAAGAGGCTGGTAACACTAAAAACCAGGGAGTGGGCCAAGTCACCTGGGTGTCATCGCGGACTCGCACGAGAGACTCTTGGAAAGCACGGCGTTTCCTCCGCAGCTTGTCCCGAATTTCACTGAAACGGACAGGGCAAATTCATGCATTACAGGAATTTGAATGCACATTGTCAATATACAGAATGTAGAATTCAAACATTAATTCTAATTAATTATTTATGATTCATATTCATACAGGGGTCATCGTAGGCTATGTCACAGTTTATAGTTAAATAGGCTATTGGGCTATGCAGTGAGTAGTGACCCTAGTGTACGTGAGTTTGTAATAAATCATTTGTTGCACTTTCATTACACAGTACCCACTAATGCATTATGCACCTTGCGCAAACCACACTAACAGAGATAACGTACTAAATTATCATTTTTTAATCAAATATAGTTCTATCAATACCTCCAAAATAGTGGAGGGTAGGCCCAGTAATAATTATGTCTTACCGGGTATCAGCCATGGTGGTAATCTTCTTCAGATTACAGGACAATTGTCATCTTGGCCAGTGCACTTCAGGCATATGGCTTCTTCTCACAATCCTCTTGCAAGGCAAAACACAGTGAAAGAGGATCTAAGGCTGTGTAGAGAAACATTGTAACATAGCGCGTGTTGAAGCGGCACAACTGGCAACATTGAACAATAGAGAAGTAACATACACCAGTTATAACATCGAAGCAACTTGACTGACAGCCAGGGGCACAAAAGCAAAGGCAAAACAGCAAATCATGGTATTATGTTAACCCGATATCTCAATAGGGCTTGCTGTAACGCCACTTTCAAAACACTGAGGGCTTTTTAGCAACTGGCTAGTCCGCTACTTCTCACAACAGGACACTTCGACAAGGCCAAGGAATTGATGGACATAACGCCAATAAAAAGCATGCATTTTGCTTTCAGTAACGTTTGTCACATAATCCAAAAGTAAAACAGTTGTGTTAAATTGGCTTCTTACCGCTGCCTGGTAACGGATGAAAACTACACTGCAACCAACCTTGTATTCAGTTTAGTGGGAGGCAATGGTGGGAGCACAGACCTGTATTGGGTGGGAGGCGACAGACGACCACAATGGTTCTGATAAATCGTCTTACCATTGAAGAAGGTAGGTGTCAGTCAATGACGTAGACGGGGAGCTTGGCGGAGAGGTCGCGCGCACACTGAGCGCGGGGAGATTCGAAACTGGTAGGCTAATGACCCGTGGTCAGAGGTTTTGTGAAGTGAAAACTTAAATTGTGTTCAGAGTTCAGACTTATGTTATTGGTACCTATCTTCTTAATCGGAAACTTGGGCTAAAAGACCTGTGTTCAGCGCTGCATGCCGTTTTGAGAGTCGAGTTGACTAGCTCTAGTTTGCGTGCCTTGCTAGTTTCACATCCAAGACGAAGACCACATAGCCTAGCCAGCGTATTTTGTGCAACTCCTTTACTTTGAAGCTGAACATGCAGAGGACTACTCGCCTGAAACGTGAACTACAAATGCTCTCGACCGAGCCACCATCGGGAATATCTTGTTGGCAGTCGGATGACCGAATTGATGATCTTCAAGCTCTGATTGTTGGAGGTGCCAACACGCCATACGAAGGAGGTGTGTTCAGTCTGGAGATCAAAATACCTGAAAGGTATCCTTTTGAACCACCCAAAATGCGCTTCCTGACTCCAATCTATCACCCTAACATTGACAACGCAGGACGCATTTGCCTGGACGCACTCAAACTACCACCCAAGGGAGCCTGGAGACCGTCTCTGAACATCTCTACAGTTCTCACCTCCATTCAGCTGCTCATGGCTGAGCCCAACCCAGATGACCCCCTCATGGCTGACATCTCGTCTGAATTCAAGTACAACAAGCAGGTCTATCTGGAGAAAGCCAAAAGCTGGACTGAGAAACACGCCGTCCAGAAAAATGATGGTCAAGTGAAATCTGCAGAAAAGGCTGCTGACCCAAAGGACTTGTCTCGCAAGAGGGAACCCCTCAAAGAACAGCAGTCACTACAGGCCAAGAGGCCCTGCCTTTAGGTGTGTACTCACGGTGGGTAAGCATTTGTACATGTTTAACttgtgagttacacacacacacacacacacacacacacacacacacacacacacacacacacacacacacacacacacacacacacacacacacacacacacacatcagctggcAGGTGGGTAGGAGATCTAATCAgacaattgtaaaaaaaaagaatcctGCATTCCATTTAGCTGTTTTCTTGAACGAGCAGCGTTTCAGTTTTAGAGCTTGAAGGTCTCTAGAACTAGTAGCtctatgaaatggtgaaatggtgctattgtattgctcacgctacccttgacttgtcagtacccggtgatgctgcattttcttGCACAGTCCTTTCcaagagctattctaatgggggcagcctttgtttacattttaaaaagtcttaaaggcctactccaaatattttcccaaaaggtatcaccgtgtgctagttgtctgttgattttggatgtttttgggaataaataaaattgttttttttttaaatgtaaacaaacacctgcccccattacaattaccaggatctcggaaaagactggaaaaaaaaatctcaggtactgacaagtccatggtagtgtgagcattacaactgcatgttgaaattggctggcgttatcctttaaggggttaaacaaaCATTAGCACATTTTGTACTTAATGCGCCATCTGACACAGACTGAaatagatgtatgacgttcatcaTGACATGTCTAACTGTTATAGTAAAACTTAGCTATACCATCGAAACATACATGGCAGGTAAAAGATCAAACTTTGTTTGAAAGAtagtaaaaaaaagttttactaTATCAGTTAGACATAACTTTATGCATCTATTAAACAGACACACTGAAATAGACTTTAGTTGAGATAGTTGAGTAAATTTAGTTGAGATAGCATCTATAAACCTCTTAACTTTTGAATTATGATATGACGTGttgtaaatgtaggctatacaTAAATGGATtgctgtgtgtgcaattgtgccaCTCATTAACTACCATGAACACAtaccatcttcttcctcctctgtctctgggcCTTTAGTGATTTCCTGAGAGTCTCTGCGGGTTCTTCCTCATCCCCTCCGGC
This is a stretch of genomic DNA from Engraulis encrasicolus isolate BLACKSEA-1 chromosome 6, IST_EnEncr_1.0, whole genome shotgun sequence. It encodes these proteins:
- the ube2t gene encoding ubiquitin-conjugating enzyme E2 T, whose amino-acid sequence is MQRTTRLKRELQMLSTEPPSGISCWQSDDRIDDLQALIVGGANTPYEGGVFSLEIKIPERYPFEPPKMRFLTPIYHPNIDNAGRICLDALKLPPKGAWRPSLNISTVLTSIQLLMAEPNPDDPLMADISSEFKYNKQVYLEKAKSWTEKHAVQKNDGQVKSAEKAADPKDLSRKREPLKEQQSLQAKRPCL